In Girardinichthys multiradiatus isolate DD_20200921_A chromosome 18, DD_fGirMul_XY1, whole genome shotgun sequence, a single window of DNA contains:
- the LOC124883907 gene encoding galectin-4-like: MTFVSPPGYQPVYNPRIPYLGPVYGGLRDGVSIYIQGSASKDITRFLINLLCGESESSDIALHLNPRFDGCDKVVLNTRQGGSWGSEEKIHSMPFSKGKAFELVIMITSKGFQIKVNGKEYLMFPHRIPVEQIRAIQVAGDVSIQTINIIGDAGGGMYPGGMGGGYPGGSMGGGFPDGMGGGMGQGGYPGCNIGGAYPGGPGGSMGGGHPGSQLPGMGGQPVYNPPVPYSSMIPGGMYPKRTIIIRGMIPHGANRMGFNLVVSRSRDIAFHMNPRVKEGAVVRNTRTDGKWGKEDRELSMNPFMEGQYFDMSIRCGNQRFKVFVNGQHLFDFSHRMSFSEIDKLEIEGDVQISYIHF; the protein is encoded by the exons ATGACATTTGTCTCTCCTCCGGGCTACCAGCCTGTCTACAATCCT AGAATTCCCTATCTTGGCCCTGTTTATGGAGGCCTAAGGGATGGGGTATCCATCTACATCCAAGGATCTGCTTCTAAAGACATCACCAG GTTTCTTATCAACCTTCTTTGTGGAGAGTCTGAGTCCAGCGACATTGCCCTACATCTCAACCCTCGGTTTGACGGCTGTGATAAAGTGGTTTTAAACACCCGTCAGGGTGGATCTTGGGGGTCGGAGGAGAAGATCCATAGCATGCCTTTCTCCAAGGGCAAGGCCTTTGAGCTGGTCATCATGATTACTTCAAAGGGATTTCAG ATTAAAGTCAATGGGAAGGAATATTTGATGTTCCCACACCGTATCCCTGTGGAGCAAATTCGTGCAATCCAGGTTGCAGGAGATGTTTCCATCCAAACTATTAATATCATTGGG GATGCTGGAGGTGGCATGTACCCTGGAGGAATGGGG GGAGGATATCCAGGAGGCAGCATGGGG GGTGGATTTCCTGATGGCATGGGAGGAGGAATGGGA CAGGGAGGATATCCAGGATGCAACATAGGG GGTGCATACCCAGGAGGGCCTGGAGGCAGCATGGGG GGAGGACACCCAGGATCCCAACTACCG GGTATGGGCGGGCAGCCGGTGTACAACCCA CCTGTACCCTACTCCAGTATGATCCCAGGAGGGATGTACCCTAAAAGGACCATCATCATCAGGGGCATGATACCCCATGGAGCAAACAG AATGGGCTTCAACTTAGTGGTGAGCAGATCCCGAGACATTGCCTTTCACATGAACCCCAGAGTGAAGGAGGGCGCTGTGGTACGAAACACCAGGACAGATGGGAAGTGGGGCAAGGAGGACAGAGAGCTCAGCATGAACCCCTTCATGGAAGGACAGTACTTTGAT ATGTCGATTCGCTGCGGGAACCAGAGGTTCAAGGTGTTTGTGAACGGGCAGCACTTGTTTGACTTCTCTCACCGCATGTCCTTCAGTGAGATTGACAAGCTGGAGATTGAGGGAGATGTTCAGATCTCCTACATCCACTTCTGA